A region from the Vicia villosa cultivar HV-30 ecotype Madison, WI linkage group LG3, Vvil1.0, whole genome shotgun sequence genome encodes:
- the LOC131661368 gene encoding chalcone synthase-like: MAYLDEIRESQRARGTATILVIGTATPPNCIYQSDFTDYYFRVTNNNHMPQLKEKLKRICEKSMIKKRYMHLTEEMLKENPNISSYEKSSLDARQDILVEEVPKLGEKAASNAIKEWGRPKSEITHLIFCSTSGVDMPGADY; the protein is encoded by the exons ATGGCATACTTAGATGAAATAAGAGAGTCTCAAAGAGCTCGTGGCACTGCAACCATTTTAGTTATTGGAACCGCAACTCCACCAAATTGCATTTACCAATCTGATTTTACAGATTATTACTTCCGAGTTACCAACAACAACCACATGCCTCAACTAAAGGAAAAGTTGAAACGTATAT GTGAGAAGTCAATGATTAAGAAACGTTACATGCATTTGACAGAAGAAATGTTGAAAGAAAATCCAAACATATCAAGTTATGAGAAATCATCTCTAGACGCACGCCAGGACATTTTGGTTGAAGAAGTACCAAAGCTAGGAGAAAAAGCAGCATCAAATGCCATAAAAGAATGGGGAAGACCAAAATCAGAGATAACTCACCTCATTTTTTGTTCTACTTCAGGTGTCGACATGCCTGGTGCTGATTATTAA
- the LOC131658024 gene encoding chalcone synthase-like, producing MLYHQGCFAGGTVLRLAKDLAENNIGARVLVVCSELTVVTFRGPNENHLDSLVGQALFGVGASSVIVGSNPDERIEKPLFYLVSASQTILPDSEGAIEGHLREVGLTFHLKENVPELIGENIVKSLEEAFHPLGISDWNSLFWVAHPGGPAILKRIEKTVGLNSDKLNATKHVLSEYGNMSSACVLFILDEMRKRSMKEGKLTTGDGLKWGVLFGFGPGLTMETIALHSAATNI from the coding sequence ATGTTATATCACCAAGGTTGTTTTGCTGGTGGAACCGTTCTTCGTCTCGCCAAAGATCTTGCTGAGAACAACATTGGTGCACGTGTCCTCGTTGTTTGTTCTGAATTAACTGTTGTTACTTTTCGTGGTCCAAATGAAAATCACTTGGATTCCTTAGTTGGACAAGCACTCTTTGGTGTTGGTGCTTCATCTGTGATCGTTGGATCAAACCCTGATGAAAGAATTGAAAAACCGTTGTTTTATCTTGTTTCAGCATCCCAAACGATTCTACCAGACTCTGAAGGAGCGATTGAAGGACACTTGCGTGAAGTGGGATTGACATTTCATTTGAAAGAAAATGTTCCTGAATTGATCGGTGAGAATATAGTGAAAAGTCTAGAAGAAGCATTCCATCCACTTGGAATAAGTGATTGGAATTCATTGTTTTGGGTAGCACACCCTGGTGGTCCTGCAATATTGAAGAGGATTGAAAAAACAGTTGGGTTGAATTCAGATAAACTAAATGCGACAAAACATGTTCTTAGTGAGTATGGAAACATGTCGAGTGCTTGTGTGTTATTTATATTGGATGAGATGAGAAAGAGGTCTATGAAGGAAGGTAAGTTGACTACTGGTGATGGACTTAAGTGGGGTGTTTTGTTTGGATTTGGTCCTGGCTTGACCATGGAAACCATTGCCTTGCATAGCGCAGCCACCAACATATAG